The Fortiea contorta PCC 7126 genome has a segment encoding these proteins:
- a CDS encoding TIGR02587 family membrane protein, which produces MTKKRQKNAWKSEINDIIRGACGGFLFGIPLLYTMEVWWIGSQTKPQMMMLAIASTFIVVFLLNQTEGFRKRRHSSKISQTATDTIEAIAIGLVCSAFMLFLLQELTPETSLKESLGKIIFESVPFTLGVALTNQFLGDTRNSNQAEDDNKKPSQINATFADIGATLIGATVIAFNIAPTDEISMLAAAASPPWLLAIIATSLLISYGIVFEAGFSDQQKRRRQRGIFQRPLSETTMSYLVSLLAGTFILWFFHKLSLSDPWTMWLDHTLVLGLPATIGGAAGRLAI; this is translated from the coding sequence GTGACAAAAAAACGGCAAAAAAATGCATGGAAAAGCGAAATTAATGACATAATTCGAGGTGCTTGTGGAGGCTTTTTATTTGGTATCCCACTACTATATACAATGGAGGTGTGGTGGATTGGTTCACAAACAAAACCACAAATGATGATGTTAGCGATCGCATCAACATTTATTGTAGTTTTCTTGCTCAATCAAACTGAAGGTTTTCGCAAACGCAGACATAGCTCTAAAATCAGTCAAACCGCAACAGATACCATAGAAGCGATAGCAATTGGGTTAGTCTGCTCTGCCTTTATGTTGTTCTTATTACAGGAATTAACACCAGAAACATCACTCAAAGAATCCCTAGGAAAAATTATCTTTGAAAGTGTACCTTTCACCCTCGGTGTAGCATTAACTAATCAGTTTTTAGGCGATACTAGAAATAGTAATCAAGCTGAAGATGACAACAAGAAACCGAGTCAGATCAACGCCACATTTGCTGACATCGGTGCTACCTTAATCGGTGCAACTGTCATCGCCTTCAACATCGCACCCACAGATGAAATTTCCATGCTAGCAGCCGCAGCTTCACCACCTTGGCTATTAGCAATAATCGCTACTTCTTTGCTAATTTCTTACGGAATTGTGTTTGAAGCCGGCTTTTCAGACCAACAAAAACGTAGACGACAAAGGGGAATTTTTCAAAGACCATTAAGCGAAACCACAATGTCTTATTTGGTGTCACTATTAGCAGGTACTTTTATATTGTGGTTTTTTCATAAATTGAGTCTTAGTGACCCTTGGACGATGTGGTTAGACCATACATTAGTGTTAGGTTTACCCGCAACTATCGGTGGTGCAGCAGGTAGATTAGCAATATGA
- a CDS encoding cytochrome c oxidase subunit 3, protein MDSFIADKLQPPVHHGSGEHTHDEEGSKMFGFIVFLLSESVIFLSFFAGYIIYKTTTPNWLPVGVSGLEIKDPAINTVVLVSSSFVIYLAERALQSHNLTKFRLYLLATIAMGSYFLVGQAIEWNSLAFGFTSGVFGGMFYLLTGFHGLHVFTGILLQLIILAYSFIPARENSSHFGVNATSLFWHFVDVIWIILFVLIYIWQ, encoded by the coding sequence ATGGATAGTTTCATTGCCGATAAATTGCAGCCGCCTGTGCATCATGGAAGCGGTGAGCATACTCATGATGAAGAAGGTAGTAAAATGTTTGGTTTTATTGTCTTCTTATTATCAGAAAGTGTGATTTTTCTGAGTTTTTTTGCTGGTTATATTATCTACAAAACCACAACGCCTAATTGGCTACCAGTTGGTGTTTCTGGATTAGAAATTAAAGACCCAGCAATTAACACAGTTGTTTTGGTTTCTAGCAGCTTTGTGATTTATTTAGCAGAACGCGCTTTGCAAAGCCACAATCTCACAAAATTTCGCCTCTATCTTTTAGCCACGATCGCTATGGGTAGCTACTTTTTGGTAGGACAGGCGATAGAATGGAATAGCCTCGCATTTGGCTTCACTTCTGGTGTATTTGGTGGCATGTTTTATCTACTAACAGGGTTTCATGGTTTGCATGTATTTACAGGTATCCTGTTGCAGTTGATTATCCTTGCTTATTCTTTCATACCTGCAAGAGAAAACTCAAGCCACTTTGGGGTGAATGCAACTTCTTTATTCTGGCATTTTGTTGATGTGATCTGGATTATTTTGTTTGTTCTCATCTACATTTGGCAGTAA
- a CDS encoding GlsB/YeaQ/YmgE family stress response membrane protein has product MNIIAWIILGLIAGAIAKAIYPGRQGGGIVATMILGLIGSVIGGVVATLLETGRLQLTAASFSIPGLIVAILGAVVAIFLWGLVTGRTSY; this is encoded by the coding sequence ATGAATATTATAGCGTGGATAATCCTTGGTCTGATCGCTGGGGCTATCGCTAAAGCTATCTACCCTGGTCGTCAAGGTGGCGGCATTGTTGCTACGATGATTTTGGGACTTATTGGTTCTGTAATTGGAGGAGTTGTAGCCACTCTTTTAGAAACTGGAAGATTACAACTCACCGCTGCAAGTTTTAGTATTCCTGGTTTAATTGTTGCGATTCTCGGTGCAGTTGTGGCAATTTTTCTTTGGGGATTAGTGACTGGACGCACCAGTTATTAA
- a CDS encoding dynamin-like GTPase family protein: protein MSYLPLQCQNLPAQVESIIQLSQQESTLRADDISAIQTSLNKVISPKFEIVFAGAFSAGKSMLINALLARELLYSAEGHATGTECRIEYAEANKEHVVLTFLSELEIREQAVYLCKQLGLNTVANINQTDVIDSLNQSCAAIIQQEGGESKSERAKQAKALTLLLEGYVVNRQHIHTVNNATYSMEQFNFSNLKEAAGYARRGSNSAVLQRIEYYCNHPLLEDGNVIIDTPGIDAPVTKDAQLTYSKIQHSDTSAVVCVLKSAAAGDMTKEETELLETMRGNAGIRDRVFYIFNRIDETWYNAQLRQRLDDLISGQFRDTTRVYKTSGLLGFYGSQIKQTSHSDRFGLDSIFAESVKAGNNSEETPQFVYAFNNYCVSSGKLSPSNFRISINGFETPNQNYVRILSEQGTPLISQLIQDSGIEEFRTAITRYLTTEKRPQLFMNLADDLQDVCIKLKKNYQTLQQDLDSQPREIEMMKAQEIQRLNQQLKQVGKDFHQHITEEINQVINNNCNAFETDFRQLQSRMIRRLDELLHTFSVADAYRRSTLSHPRNATAPLIAILVEAFYYLANQLEDVLIESCHQLVSNFFQRLTEKIRQSEYYRQLYRLLGNDGGIEQQIKILEKLVSQALISAACVECDRFVRESARFYDEGTFSIYQFRQTLQQTSQGYDCESMVAAEPAIRQLLKLDFEPKVSHTIRTSFRQTINQTLKTQFLPMAEKQADEILQQYPQARAFLEKTLEQEAEEKIVNNRHLLSNLQQKIKTYNSAVNNINNCLMSMHLSDHLLPEIDTYNNAEVIESRFLNNGFAISDGLLDGLAEV from the coding sequence ATGTCATACTTACCGCTTCAGTGTCAAAATTTGCCAGCACAGGTTGAGTCTATAATACAACTCTCGCAGCAAGAATCAACTCTGCGTGCTGATGATATTTCTGCTATTCAAACTTCTTTAAATAAAGTAATTTCACCCAAGTTTGAAATTGTATTTGCGGGTGCGTTTAGTGCGGGTAAATCAATGCTGATTAATGCTTTATTAGCAAGGGAGTTGTTATATAGTGCAGAGGGACACGCTACAGGTACAGAATGTAGAATTGAGTATGCAGAAGCAAATAAAGAACATGTCGTTTTAACATTTTTAAGTGAATTGGAAATCAGAGAACAAGCGGTTTATTTGTGTAAACAATTGGGACTCAACACAGTAGCAAATATTAATCAAACTGATGTCATTGATTCACTCAACCAAAGTTGTGCAGCTATTATTCAACAAGAAGGTGGTGAGAGTAAATCAGAGCGTGCGAAACAAGCAAAAGCATTAACATTATTGCTAGAAGGATATGTGGTAAATCGTCAACATATTCATACAGTTAATAACGCCACATATTCAATGGAACAATTTAATTTTTCTAATCTCAAAGAAGCGGCTGGATATGCGCGTCGTGGTAGTAATAGTGCTGTTTTGCAGCGGATTGAATATTATTGCAACCATCCTTTATTGGAAGATGGTAACGTGATTATCGACACACCAGGGATTGATGCACCTGTTACCAAAGATGCACAATTAACTTACAGCAAAATTCAACATTCTGATACTTCGGCCGTGGTGTGTGTGTTAAAATCTGCTGCTGCGGGTGATATGACGAAAGAAGAAACAGAACTTTTGGAAACAATGCGAGGGAATGCGGGAATACGCGATCGCGTTTTTTATATCTTCAACCGCATCGACGAAACTTGGTATAATGCCCAGCTAAGGCAACGATTGGACGATTTAATCAGCGGACAATTTCGAGATACCACCAGGGTTTACAAAACTAGCGGTTTACTAGGATTTTACGGCAGTCAGATTAAACAGACAAGTCACAGCGATCGCTTTGGTTTAGATTCTATCTTTGCGGAAAGTGTGAAAGCTGGGAATAATAGTGAAGAGACACCACAATTTGTTTATGCATTTAACAATTATTGCGTGAGTTCTGGTAAACTTTCTCCTAGTAATTTCCGCATTTCAATTAATGGATTTGAAACCCCTAATCAGAACTACGTGCGGATTTTATCTGAACAAGGAACACCATTAATTAGTCAGCTAATTCAAGATAGCGGTATAGAAGAATTTAGAACAGCGATTACACGCTACCTGACCACAGAAAAGCGTCCACAACTGTTTATGAATCTTGCTGATGATTTGCAAGATGTCTGTATAAAATTGAAAAAAAATTATCAAACATTACAACAAGATTTAGATAGTCAACCAAGAGAAATTGAGATGATGAAAGCGCAGGAAATACAGCGCCTGAATCAGCAACTAAAGCAAGTTGGTAAAGACTTTCATCAGCACATCACAGAAGAAATTAACCAAGTCATTAATAATAACTGTAATGCTTTTGAAACAGACTTTCGCCAATTACAATCAAGAATGATTCGCCGTTTGGATGAGTTACTGCATACCTTTTCTGTCGCTGATGCTTATCGCCGTTCCACTCTCAGTCATCCCCGCAATGCTACCGCCCCTCTCATCGCCATTTTAGTAGAAGCATTTTATTATTTAGCGAATCAGTTAGAAGATGTTTTAATAGAATCTTGCCATCAACTAGTCAGTAATTTCTTTCAGCGCTTAACTGAAAAAATTCGCCAGTCAGAATATTATCGCCAACTGTATCGTTTATTGGGTAATGATGGTGGAATTGAACAACAGATCAAAATATTAGAAAAACTTGTTTCTCAAGCCTTAATTAGTGCAGCGTGTGTAGAGTGCGATCGCTTCGTGCGCGAAAGTGCTAGATTTTATGATGAAGGCACTTTTTCTATATATCAATTTCGGCAGACTTTGCAACAAACTTCTCAAGGTTACGACTGCGAAAGTATGGTAGCAGCCGAACCAGCAATTAGACAATTATTAAAGTTAGATTTTGAGCCAAAAGTTTCTCACACCATTCGCACATCTTTCCGCCAAACCATCAATCAAACTCTGAAAACTCAGTTTTTACCAATGGCGGAAAAACAAGCTGATGAAATTCTACAACAATATCCACAGGCGCGTGCTTTTTTAGAAAAAACCTTAGAACAAGAAGCTGAAGAAAAAATTGTCAACAATCGACATTTGTTAAGTAATCTTCAGCAGAAAATTAAAACATATAACTCAGCAGTGAATAACATCAATAATTGTTTGATGTCCATGCATTTATCTGATCATTTATTGCCAGAAATTGATACATATAATAATGCAGAAGTTATTGAAAGTAGGTTTTTAAATAACGGTTTTGCTATTTCCGATGGATTACTTGATGGTTTAGCAGAAGTTTAG
- a CDS encoding DUF2231 domain-containing protein, giving the protein MLEYLTNLNDHNLPYPDTIHPIVIHFVIAMVVFAFFCDVVGYFTGNSRLFEVSWWNMFIATISIFVAIIFGQFEAGLAKPYEVAKSVLNLHTMIGWSLSGIIAAITAWRYVIRARNPHRISIYYLGMGLILTAIVGLQVYLGDELVWIYGLHTVPVVEAIKDGMLP; this is encoded by the coding sequence GTGCTTGAATATCTAACGAATTTGAACGACCACAATTTACCTTATCCTGACACAATTCATCCGATTGTGATTCACTTCGTCATTGCAATGGTAGTCTTTGCCTTCTTTTGTGATGTAGTTGGCTATTTCACTGGGAACTCCCGACTATTTGAGGTGAGTTGGTGGAATATGTTTATTGCGACAATTTCTATCTTTGTGGCGATTATTTTTGGTCAATTTGAAGCGGGTTTAGCAAAACCTTATGAAGTGGCTAAATCTGTGTTGAATTTACATACAATGATTGGCTGGTCGCTGTCGGGAATTATCGCCGCAATTACGGCTTGGCGCTATGTAATTCGTGCCCGCAACCCCCACAGAATCTCAATTTATTATCTAGGTATGGGGTTAATTTTAACAGCGATCGTCGGATTGCAAGTATATCTTGGTGATGAACTGGTTTGGATATACGGACTGCACACAGTACCGGTTGTAGAAGCAATCAAGGATGGGATGTTGCCATGA
- a CDS encoding alpha/beta fold hydrolase, with protein MPKIQVNGIDLFYDIKGEGESLLLIAGFLCDHTYWSLLMPSLVKNYQVIRFDNRGIGRTSAPDHPYSILQMARDAAALLDYLDIKKVHLVGHSMGGQIAQEFALTYPEKVQSLILLSTLARGDSLFNSVIATWGLLPGILDLKLYQQVIFPWIFTDEFYSTPGMIEMIINMAINYPFPATKHGLYHQSQAIIASDTKDRLHHLNFPTLLLVGKQDILTPIKFSEQLAQGIPHAELVVLEGGHGFLIESPEAVASAMLKFLNA; from the coding sequence ATGCCAAAAATTCAAGTCAATGGAATTGATTTATTTTATGACATTAAAGGAGAAGGTGAATCTTTATTATTAATTGCTGGCTTTTTATGCGACCATACCTATTGGTCATTGCTGATGCCATCCCTTGTCAAAAATTATCAAGTTATTCGTTTCGATAACCGAGGCATAGGGCGAACTTCTGCGCCTGACCATCCCTATAGTATTCTGCAAATGGCTAGGGATGCAGCCGCGTTGCTAGATTATCTCGACATTAAAAAAGTACATTTAGTTGGTCACTCTATGGGTGGTCAAATTGCTCAAGAATTCGCTTTGACCTACCCTGAAAAAGTCCAAAGTTTGATTTTACTTTCTACATTGGCTCGTGGTGATAGCCTATTTAATAGTGTAATTGCAACTTGGGGTCTTCTCCCTGGAATATTAGACTTAAAACTATATCAACAAGTTATCTTCCCTTGGATATTTACTGACGAATTTTATTCAACACCCGGCATGATTGAAATGATAATTAATATGGCAATTAATTATCCGTTTCCAGCAACTAAACATGGACTTTATCATCAAAGCCAAGCTATTATTGCCAGTGATACAAAAGACCGCCTGCATCACCTTAATTTTCCCACCTTGCTGTTAGTAGGCAAGCAAGATATCTTAACCCCGATAAAATTTTCTGAGCAATTAGCACAAGGTATTCCCCATGCTGAACTTGTGGTGCTTGAGGGTGGTCATGGTTTTTTGATTGAGTCACCAGAGGCTGTGGCGTCAGCTATGCTAAAGTTCCTTAATGCCTAA
- a CDS encoding methylmalonic aciduria and homocystinuria type D protein, with product MANYPRVYTSEQGCPINLVGKTGQAVEISIHSPSQYICANCERIIPDWKQQSFLWVVIVLQQSRYELVERTAKVEIEKERLREKFMRFGCDLAFNLRDRSYLTDLIDPRTGYPLLSSPGAVPHDDTAVATALLKYPVIQNKCRVLVHPYWGTAVYPSTLISEAPPAIIESVIKGIAPMHGWQENI from the coding sequence GTGGCGAACTATCCTAGGGTTTACACTTCGGAGCAAGGCTGTCCCATTAATTTAGTTGGCAAAACAGGACAAGCCGTTGAAATTTCAATTCATTCGCCCAGTCAGTATATCTGTGCCAACTGCGAACGGATCATACCAGATTGGAAACAACAATCTTTTTTGTGGGTAGTAATTGTTTTACAGCAATCAAGATATGAACTAGTAGAAAGGACGGCGAAAGTAGAAATAGAGAAAGAACGGTTGCGAGAAAAGTTTATGAGGTTTGGTTGTGATTTAGCATTTAATCTACGCGATCGCTCCTACTTAACAGACCTCATAGATCCACGCACTGGCTACCCTCTACTTTCCAGTCCCGGAGCAGTACCCCATGATGATACCGCAGTGGCGACAGCTTTACTCAAATATCCCGTAATACAAAATAAATGCCGTGTGCTCGTGCATCCATACTGGGGTACAGCCGTATATCCCAGCACATTGATTTCTGAAGCACCTCCCGCGATCATTGAATCAGTGATTAAAGGGATAGCACCTATGCACGGGTGGCAAGAAAATATTTAG
- the ctaD gene encoding cytochrome c oxidase subunit I, producing MTHIPLESISTSTEKPHHQPPNGWKRYFSFSTDHKVIGIQYLVTSFVFFLVGGMFAMVIRGELITPESDLIDRTVYNGMFTMHGTVMLFLWTFPSLVGFANYLVPLMIGARDMAFPRLNAVAFWMVPVVGILLMGSFLVPGGPAQAGWWSYPPVSLQNPTGNLINGQVVWLLAVAISGVSSIMGAVNFVTTIVKMRAPGMTFFRMPLFVWAVFSAQIIQLFGLPALTAGAVMLLLDLTAGTAFFDPSRGGNPILFQHYFWFYSHPAVYVIILPIFGIFSEIFPVYSRKPLFGYKVVAISSLLIAVVSGIVWVHHLYVSGTPAWMRMIFMLTTMFVSVPTGIKVFAWVATIWGGKLRLNTPMLFALGGLVMFVFAGITGIMLSSVPVDVHVNNTYFVVGHFHYVLFGTVTMGLYAAFYHWFPKITGRMYFEGWGKLHFLLSFIGTNLNFLPMHPLGLQGMLRRVSSYAPEYEFWNIIASLGSFLLGMSTLPFIFNMVVSWMQGEKAPNNPWRAIGLEWMISSPPTVENFEELPIIISEPYGYGKSEPLVANADRLEHQHNLIDAG from the coding sequence ATGACACATATTCCCCTCGAAAGTATCAGTACCAGTACTGAAAAGCCGCATCATCAACCTCCAAACGGCTGGAAGCGATACTTCAGCTTTAGCACCGACCACAAGGTTATCGGGATTCAATACCTCGTTACCTCATTTGTCTTCTTTCTAGTCGGCGGTATGTTTGCAATGGTGATTCGGGGAGAACTAATTACACCCGAATCAGATTTAATTGACCGTACTGTCTATAACGGTATGTTCACCATGCATGGCACCGTCATGTTATTTCTGTGGACATTTCCTTCCCTAGTTGGGTTCGCTAACTATCTTGTGCCATTGATGATTGGGGCGCGAGATATGGCGTTTCCTCGCCTCAACGCCGTCGCCTTTTGGATGGTGCCGGTAGTCGGTATCCTCTTAATGGGTAGCTTTTTAGTCCCCGGTGGCCCCGCCCAAGCTGGTTGGTGGTCATACCCACCAGTGAGTCTGCAAAACCCCACAGGTAACTTAATTAACGGTCAAGTTGTCTGGCTATTAGCAGTAGCAATATCCGGTGTCTCTTCGATTATGGGTGCTGTCAACTTTGTTACCACCATCGTCAAGATGCGTGCACCAGGGATGACCTTTTTCCGGATGCCTTTATTTGTTTGGGCTGTGTTCAGCGCCCAGATTATCCAACTATTTGGATTACCTGCACTGACAGCGGGCGCAGTGATGTTGTTACTTGACCTGACTGCAGGTACCGCCTTTTTTGACCCTAGCCGGGGAGGAAATCCAATTCTCTTCCAGCATTACTTCTGGTTTTACTCCCACCCGGCAGTTTATGTGATTATTTTGCCAATTTTCGGCATTTTTTCGGAAATATTTCCTGTTTATAGCCGCAAACCCTTATTTGGTTATAAAGTCGTCGCCATTTCCTCGCTCTTAATTGCTGTGGTCAGCGGTATCGTTTGGGTACACCACTTGTATGTCAGTGGTACACCAGCTTGGATGCGGATGATTTTCATGCTGACAACTATGTTTGTTTCCGTACCCACAGGGATAAAAGTTTTTGCTTGGGTGGCGACCATTTGGGGTGGTAAGTTGCGGTTAAATACACCCATGCTATTTGCCTTGGGTGGACTGGTGATGTTTGTGTTTGCAGGTATCACAGGTATCATGCTTTCTTCTGTGCCTGTTGATGTCCATGTCAACAATACTTATTTTGTGGTGGGTCATTTTCACTACGTCCTCTTTGGTACGGTGACGATGGGTTTATATGCAGCCTTTTATCACTGGTTCCCCAAAATAACCGGGCGGATGTATTTTGAAGGCTGGGGTAAATTACATTTTTTGTTGTCATTTATTGGGACAAATCTCAACTTTTTACCTATGCATCCATTAGGGTTGCAAGGGATGTTGCGTCGAGTTTCTTCCTATGCTCCAGAGTATGAATTCTGGAATATTATTGCTAGCCTCGGCTCATTTTTGTTGGGAATGTCTACTTTACCTTTTATCTTCAATATGGTGGTTTCTTGGATGCAAGGTGAAAAAGCTCCAAATAATCCCTGGCGAGCAATTGGCTTGGAATGGATGATTTCTTCACCACCTACGGTAGAAAACTTTGAAGAACTTCCCATCATTATTAGTGAGCCTTACGGTTATGGTAAATCGGAACCGTTGGTAGCTAATGCTGACCGCCTTGAACATCAACATAATTTGATAGATGCAGGCTGA
- a CDS encoding cytochrome c oxidase subunit II → MKPSQIFTLIVAAIALTAISIWIGQQAYSWLPPQAAAESQLVDNLISFLVTLGAFIFLGVTGTLTYSVIFHRAPKYDLSDGPAIEGNITLEVVWTAIPILLVIWIAFYSYQIYEKMAIQGPMELVHLHNPMGMESAYAAPEDESITAEPVEKIDVISKQWAWVFHYPERNVTTTELHLPSDRRVRLNLQSEDVLHGFYIPAFRLKQDIIPNHHIDFEFTPIRKGKYRLTDSQYSGTYFATMQADVIVESPVDYQQWLAKTSTHKLTPAHNQAAFEYAQVTSQPVKNGWVTVVPAAPPLVNSAS, encoded by the coding sequence ATGAAACCTTCCCAAATTTTCACGTTAATTGTTGCAGCTATAGCGCTGACTGCTATCAGTATCTGGATAGGTCAGCAAGCTTATTCCTGGCTTCCTCCACAAGCAGCGGCTGAGTCGCAGCTAGTTGATAACTTGATTAGCTTCTTGGTGACGCTGGGTGCATTCATCTTTTTGGGTGTGACTGGAACTCTCACGTATTCCGTGATTTTCCATCGCGCCCCTAAATATGATTTGAGTGATGGCCCAGCAATTGAAGGTAACATCACCTTAGAAGTGGTTTGGACAGCGATTCCGATTCTGTTGGTGATTTGGATTGCTTTTTACAGCTACCAAATCTATGAAAAGATGGCTATCCAAGGGCCGATGGAACTGGTACACCTGCATAACCCTATGGGGATGGAATCAGCTTACGCGGCTCCGGAAGATGAATCTATTACCGCTGAACCAGTGGAAAAAATTGATGTAATTTCTAAACAGTGGGCATGGGTTTTCCATTATCCAGAAAGAAATGTTACCACGACTGAATTACATTTGCCGAGCGATCGCCGCGTCCGGTTGAATTTGCAATCAGAGGATGTACTCCACGGCTTCTACATCCCAGCTTTTCGCCTCAAACAAGACATTATTCCCAACCACCACATCGACTTTGAATTCACCCCCATCCGCAAAGGTAAATACCGACTCACCGATTCTCAATACAGCGGTACTTACTTCGCCACCATGCAAGCGGATGTGATAGTCGAATCTCCCGTAGATTATCAGCAGTGGTTAGCCAAAACATCAACTCATAAGTTGACTCCCGCACACAATCAGGCTGCTTTTGAATACGCCCAAGTCACCAGTCAACCAGTCAAAAATGGCTGGGTAACAGTCGTACCTGCAGCTCCACCTCTAGTCAATTCAGCCAGTTGA
- a CDS encoding DUF2231 domain-containing protein, whose translation MNSELIEQLSGQLGANGLPYTLPIHPNLVHLTLGLFIIGITFDIVGVFFPLEKWFFKFLAISVERANFFDVGWYNMVASSIITFFTVAAGFYEMLLARPPANVKSAWGFQAMDTMIWHGVGGVVLLALIVGMTIWRGYQRYVWNRDEDRQVQWSYLFTGVTVMLIMYIHGTLGAQLAAEFGVHNTADSLLRLGEDLNTVLK comes from the coding sequence ATGAACTCAGAATTGATTGAGCAATTAAGCGGACAATTAGGCGCCAACGGATTACCCTACACCTTGCCTATTCATCCTAACCTAGTTCACCTCACCCTGGGTTTGTTCATCATTGGCATTACCTTTGATATTGTCGGTGTCTTCTTTCCCTTGGAAAAATGGTTTTTCAAATTTTTAGCAATTTCTGTAGAACGGGCTAACTTTTTTGATGTGGGTTGGTACAACATGGTGGCTTCATCCATCATTACCTTTTTCACAGTAGCTGCTGGTTTTTATGAAATGCTGCTGGCCAGACCACCAGCCAATGTCAAAAGTGCTTGGGGATTCCAAGCTATGGATACTATGATTTGGCATGGCGTAGGTGGCGTTGTCTTATTAGCGCTGATTGTGGGTATGACTATCTGGAGAGGATATCAGCGCTATGTTTGGAACCGAGACGAAGATAGACAAGTGCAGTGGAGTTATCTATTTACAGGTGTGACAGTCATGCTGATTATGTACATCCACGGTACCTTGGGCGCACAACTAGCAGCGGAATTCGGTGTACACAATACAGCAGATAGTTTGCTGCGGTTGGGCGAAGACTTGAACACAGTATTGAAGTAA
- a CDS encoding CsbD family protein: MSVEKRVEATAKNIEGKIQEVIGEVTGNPADKAEGQAKQAQAQVTHTTENIKDEVKKALE; the protein is encoded by the coding sequence ATGAGCGTCGAAAAAAGAGTAGAAGCAACTGCAAAAAACATCGAAGGCAAAATTCAAGAAGTCATCGGTGAAGTAACTGGTAATCCTGCAGATAAGGCTGAAGGTCAAGCGAAACAAGCCCAAGCCCAAGTCACTCACACCACAGAAAACATTAAAGATGAAGTCAAGAAAGCTCTAGAGTAG
- a CDS encoding NADH:flavin oxidoreductase/NADH oxidase — MAHLFESLKIREVNFRNRIAVSPMCQYSSVNGFANDWHKIHLASRAVGGAGLVMTEAAAVEARGRISPQDLGIWLDEHIEILAEIVELIHNFGAVAGIQLAHAGRKASTAKPSKGGKAVDESQDGWRPVVSSSAIAFSKDSPVPEALSIEGIKQVTHAFVQAAQRALKANFKVIEIHAAHGYLIHQFLSPLSNQRSDEYGGSFENRTRLLKEIVQEVRAVWPQTHPLFVRISATDWVDKGWDMAQSIALSKQLQPLGVDLIDSSSGGIIPGINIPVKAGYQAQFAEQIRREANIYTGAVGLITSPEQADKIVRTGSADLVLLGRELLRNPYWPHLAAKQLGHEKLWPVQYDRAWAPN, encoded by the coding sequence ATGGCACACCTGTTTGAATCATTGAAGATTCGTGAAGTTAATTTTCGCAACCGCATCGCTGTTTCACCGATGTGTCAATATTCTAGTGTGAATGGATTTGCCAACGACTGGCACAAAATTCATTTAGCTTCCCGTGCTGTTGGCGGTGCTGGTTTAGTAATGACAGAAGCAGCTGCGGTGGAAGCGCGGGGACGTATCAGCCCGCAAGATTTAGGCATTTGGTTAGATGAACACATAGAAATCTTAGCGGAGATTGTGGAATTAATTCATAATTTTGGTGCCGTTGCGGGGATTCAACTAGCTCATGCGGGGAGAAAAGCCAGCACAGCTAAACCGAGTAAGGGAGGGAAAGCTGTAGATGAAAGTCAAGATGGTTGGCGTCCTGTGGTTTCCAGCAGTGCGATCGCTTTTAGCAAAGATAGTCCTGTTCCAGAGGCTCTGAGTATAGAGGGTATTAAGCAAGTTACTCATGCTTTTGTCCAAGCTGCTCAACGTGCTCTCAAAGCGAATTTTAAGGTAATAGAAATCCATGCAGCTCATGGTTATTTAATACACCAATTTCTCTCACCTCTTTCTAACCAGCGTAGCGACGAATACGGTGGAAGCTTTGAAAATCGTACCCGCTTGCTGAAAGAAATTGTTCAGGAAGTCAGAGCAGTTTGGCCTCAAACCCATCCACTCTTCGTCCGCATCTCCGCTACTGACTGGGTAGACAAAGGGTGGGATATGGCACAAAGTATCGCTTTAAGCAAACAACTCCAACCTCTAGGCGTCGATCTGATCGATTCCTCTTCCGGGGGAATTATACCCGGCATTAATATTCCCGTCAAAGCTGGATATCAAGCTCAGTTTGCCGAACAAATCCGCCGTGAAGCCAATATTTATACAGGGGCTGTCGGTTTAATTACATCCCCCGAACAAGCCGATAAAATAGTTCGCACCGGGAGCGCTGATTTAGTACTTCTAGGGCGCGAACTACTCCGGAATCCTTACTGGCCGCACCTAGCAGCCAAGCAGCTAGGACACGAAAAACTCTGGCCTGTGCAATACGATCGCGCTTGGGCGCCTAATTAA